Proteins encoded by one window of Rubrobacter indicoceani:
- the larB gene encoding nickel pincer cofactor biosynthesis protein LarB: MNLPSPDNRASLEGLFLAVESGDLSPAEAALELERTGLRHVGSFAVLDAGRRTRKGVPEVVYAPGKTPKQVAGICAALLEGEARVLVSGASEDTERELRSSLPGVSARRAGGMLVVGAGEPEPSGGRVVALSGGTSDLPVLEEAVAVAREMGVRVEVRADVGVAGLHRLSEPLAMIKDFDPDCVVVAAGMEGALPTVVCSMVSVPVIGLPTSTGYGLGGDGTAAIMGMLQSCSPGLSVVNIDNGVGAGASAAMIANRAARLRGLKPGDR; encoded by the coding sequence ATGAACCTACCCTCGCCAGACAACCGGGCTTCCCTAGAAGGTCTTTTTCTGGCCGTCGAGTCCGGCGACCTCTCCCCCGCCGAAGCTGCCCTGGAACTCGAGCGTACGGGGCTCCGGCACGTAGGGTCTTTCGCCGTGCTGGACGCCGGTCGCCGAACAAGAAAGGGGGTTCCCGAGGTGGTGTACGCGCCGGGCAAGACCCCGAAACAGGTCGCCGGTATCTGCGCGGCTCTTCTTGAAGGCGAGGCGAGGGTTCTGGTGAGTGGAGCCTCCGAAGATACGGAGCGTGAGCTTCGCTCCTCGCTGCCCGGGGTTTCCGCGAGGCGAGCCGGGGGGATGCTCGTCGTCGGGGCCGGGGAGCCGGAGCCGTCCGGCGGTCGGGTGGTCGCCCTCTCCGGCGGCACGTCCGACCTTCCGGTTCTCGAAGAGGCCGTCGCGGTCGCCCGGGAGATGGGGGTGCGGGTGGAGGTTCGGGCCGACGTCGGGGTGGCGGGGCTTCACCGGCTCTCCGAACCCCTCGCGATGATCAAAGACTTCGACCCGGACTGCGTGGTGGTGGCGGCGGGCATGGAGGGCGCGCTGCCGACGGTTGTATGCTCGATGGTGAGCGTACCCGTCATAGGACTTCCGACCTCGACCGGATACGGGCTCGGCGGCGACGGCACGGCGGCCATCATGGGGATGCTCCAGAGTTGTTCCCCCGGCCTGAGCGTCGTCAATATAGACAACGGCGTCGGAGCGGGCGCGAGCGCGGCCATGATCGCCAACCGCGCCGCCCGGCTCAGAGGCCTGAAGCCCGGCGACCGTTGA
- a CDS encoding TerC family protein, with the protein MDIFSGELLTRFLGILLIDLILSGDNAVVIALAVRNLEGETRRKAIFWGAAGAITLRLLFAGIITYLLLIPLLPAVAALLLIWVAWKLLFQAQEDHSGVQSGASIWQAIRIIIVADVIMSLDNVVALVGVADGNFWLILVGILITIPLIIYGARILSSLMDRLPWLIYLGSGILIYVAYEMFVGDPIIHDLLVNTFFVSFERIIAILAAVAFIAYGYYRVRQSSRVPATEPRVK; encoded by the coding sequence ATGGACATATTCAGCGGGGAGTTGCTGACTCGCTTTCTGGGCATCCTGCTCATAGACCTTATCCTCTCGGGGGACAACGCGGTCGTTATCGCGCTCGCGGTCAGAAACCTTGAAGGCGAGACGCGCCGGAAGGCCATCTTCTGGGGGGCCGCCGGGGCCATAACCCTGCGGCTGCTCTTCGCCGGGATAATCACCTACCTGCTCCTGATACCGCTTCTGCCCGCCGTAGCCGCGCTGCTGCTCATCTGGGTTGCATGGAAGCTCCTGTTTCAGGCTCAGGAGGATCACAGCGGGGTCCAGAGCGGGGCGAGCATCTGGCAGGCGATAAGGATAATCATCGTCGCGGACGTCATCATGTCGCTGGACAACGTCGTTGCGCTCGTCGGTGTCGCGGACGGGAACTTCTGGCTGATCCTCGTCGGCATCCTGATCACGATACCGCTCATAATCTACGGTGCAAGGATACTCAGCTCGCTGATGGACCGGCTTCCCTGGCTTATCTACCTCGGCTCGGGCATTCTTATTTACGTAGCCTACGAGATGTTCGTGGGAGACCCGATCATCCACGACCTGCTCGTCAACACGTTCTTTGTCTCCTTTGAGCGGATAATCGCCATTCTCGCAGCGGTCGCCTTTATCGCCTACGGTTACTACCGGGTCAGGCAGTCCAGCCGGGTGCCGGCCACCGAACCGCGCGTCAAATAG
- the mbhE gene encoding hydrogen gas-evolving membrane-bound hydrogenase subunit E, with protein MTLLYVLAPLVLALVSAPAALVAGMVNPRLAAPVGAVFAAFAAVSVLWGSLVAGGGTVDAAWIPSWDVRFTVALDGLASLYALLATGIGAVVLVYASRYLPLHLHHEGRPDSDLPRFYFFVLLFMGSMVGLAMAQDLILIFLFWDLTAIASYFLIGFDAHKEESRASALMALVVTGVTAILLLVGSLMLYAEHGTFSVPELAGLVEPGPLLTTAGALILVAGLAKSAQVPFHFWLPRAMAAPTPVSAYLHSAAMVAAGVLLIGRVYPLIQISDTLLAALLVVGLLSIAVGGILALTRDVLKQVLAYSTIAQYGFVVALYGLGGPYGAGGAAFYVLAHALAKSALFLTAGTVTEATGSDRLRDLGGLGRKMPLLAFGSAAAAATLTSLPLGIGFFADEFVFAAAIERGIPFAVAFTICAGTTLAYTWRFWSGIFLGESGERSASPVSRLLVYPVAFLGLLCLFGGFFALPFELLSETAGLSSLGAETPLDATYHLELLPEYLMAAGAYLIGVLLVVSRRSWQKGALAFSLAGKVAGPERAYRASVHGLNQLSDLVHRLEIGNLRGRVASVLLPTAVMVGLAVIATPTGTYSVGELRFEELPLILALLVVAAASAVMTFTRLHITLALVLSSAGFALAVAFAFYGAPDVALVATLIEIMIAVLYFSTMRLIPYKALHRQSQLPLTKKPRKVAISLLAGAFAFVVAWGALSEPPAGETVAREYIERTPSVHAGDTVTAILADFRGFDTLGEITVVCIVLLGVVTLIGHKDPETDDEIKRDSRAGRRGSQTERVTRAVAGLLYLPTLVVAVALLVKGYAEVGDGFSAGVVAALGVVLRHLALGSRGHGALPPTKAATGLAFSGLALALAVAVVPVFLGDAPLTHYPAPGADVIYLGTVELITAVLFDIGITLLVLGVMTGIISAFVYATPAEESGPGISEEERREAQHTPEKSEGP; from the coding sequence TTGACGCTCCTCTATGTCCTCGCCCCGCTCGTTCTCGCGCTTGTCTCCGCGCCCGCTGCGCTTGTGGCCGGGATGGTGAACCCGCGCCTCGCCGCGCCGGTTGGAGCGGTCTTCGCCGCGTTCGCTGCGGTCTCGGTCCTATGGGGCTCCCTCGTTGCTGGCGGCGGCACGGTAGACGCGGCGTGGATACCTTCGTGGGACGTGCGCTTCACCGTCGCGCTCGACGGGCTGGCGTCCCTGTACGCGCTGCTCGCGACCGGGATCGGCGCGGTCGTCCTCGTCTACGCCTCGCGCTACCTCCCGCTCCACCTCCACCACGAGGGGAGGCCGGATTCGGACCTGCCGCGCTTCTACTTCTTTGTCCTGCTCTTCATGGGCTCGATGGTCGGGCTCGCTATGGCGCAGGACCTCATCCTCATCTTTCTTTTCTGGGACCTGACGGCCATCGCCTCGTACTTCCTTATCGGGTTCGACGCTCACAAGGAAGAGTCCCGCGCCTCCGCGCTGATGGCCCTCGTCGTGACCGGGGTAACGGCGATCCTGCTGCTCGTAGGGTCGCTCATGCTCTACGCCGAGCACGGTACGTTCTCCGTCCCGGAACTCGCCGGGCTGGTCGAGCCAGGGCCGCTCCTAACGACGGCGGGCGCCCTGATCCTCGTCGCCGGGCTCGCCAAGAGCGCGCAGGTCCCGTTTCACTTCTGGCTCCCGAGGGCGATGGCCGCCCCGACTCCGGTCTCGGCGTACCTCCACTCGGCGGCGATGGTCGCCGCCGGCGTTTTGCTTATCGGGCGCGTCTATCCCCTAATCCAGATCAGCGACACGCTTCTCGCCGCGCTCCTCGTGGTCGGGCTGCTCTCCATCGCGGTCGGCGGGATACTCGCCCTGACGCGCGACGTCCTCAAGCAGGTCCTCGCCTACTCGACCATCGCCCAGTACGGCTTCGTGGTAGCTCTTTACGGTCTCGGCGGACCCTACGGGGCGGGCGGCGCGGCGTTCTACGTGCTGGCCCACGCCCTGGCGAAGAGCGCGCTCTTCCTGACCGCCGGGACGGTGACCGAGGCCACGGGCAGCGACCGGCTGCGGGATCTCGGCGGCCTCGGGAGGAAGATGCCGCTGCTCGCCTTCGGTTCCGCCGCGGCGGCGGCGACCCTCACCTCGCTGCCGCTGGGCATCGGGTTCTTTGCGGATGAGTTCGTCTTTGCGGCGGCCATCGAGCGCGGGATACCTTTCGCCGTAGCGTTCACGATCTGCGCCGGGACGACGCTCGCTTACACGTGGCGGTTCTGGTCCGGGATCTTCCTCGGGGAGAGCGGCGAGAGGTCCGCGAGCCCCGTCTCCCGCCTCCTTGTCTACCCGGTCGCGTTTCTCGGGCTACTCTGCCTTTTCGGCGGGTTCTTCGCGCTGCCGTTCGAACTGCTGTCCGAAACCGCCGGGCTCTCCTCCCTGGGAGCCGAGACGCCGCTGGACGCAACGTATCACCTGGAGCTCCTGCCGGAGTACCTCATGGCGGCGGGGGCCTACCTCATCGGGGTGCTGCTCGTCGTCTCGCGCCGCTCGTGGCAGAAGGGCGCTCTGGCCTTCTCGCTGGCCGGCAAGGTCGCGGGGCCGGAGAGAGCCTACCGGGCCTCCGTTCACGGGTTGAACCAGCTCTCAGACCTCGTGCACCGGCTGGAGATCGGCAACTTGAGGGGCCGCGTCGCCTCCGTGCTGCTCCCGACCGCCGTGATGGTCGGCCTCGCCGTGATCGCCACGCCGACCGGGACCTACTCGGTAGGAGAACTCCGCTTCGAGGAGCTGCCGCTGATCCTCGCGCTGCTGGTCGTGGCGGCGGCTTCGGCCGTCATGACGTTCACGCGGCTCCACATCACGCTCGCGCTGGTGTTGTCGAGCGCGGGGTTCGCGCTCGCGGTAGCCTTCGCTTTCTACGGCGCGCCGGACGTGGCGCTCGTAGCTACCCTGATCGAGATCATGATAGCCGTGCTGTACTTCTCGACGATGCGCCTGATCCCGTACAAAGCCCTCCACCGCCAGTCGCAGCTTCCGCTCACGAAGAAGCCGCGGAAGGTCGCGATCTCGCTTCTGGCCGGGGCCTTCGCTTTCGTGGTGGCCTGGGGCGCGCTCTCCGAGCCGCCCGCCGGGGAGACCGTCGCGCGCGAGTACATCGAGCGCACCCCGAGCGTGCATGCCGGGGATACCGTGACCGCCATCCTCGCCGACTTCCGCGGATTCGACACCCTGGGCGAGATAACGGTCGTCTGCATCGTCCTGCTCGGCGTCGTCACCCTTATCGGTCACAAGGACCCGGAGACCGACGATGAGATAAAGCGCGACTCCCGGGCCGGGCGCCGGGGCTCACAGACCGAGAGGGTCACCCGTGCCGTGGCCGGGCTCCTCTACCTCCCGACGCTCGTGGTGGCGGTCGCGCTGCTCGTGAAGGGCTACGCCGAGGTCGGGGACGGCTTCTCCGCCGGGGTCGTGGCGGCGCTGGGCGTCGTCCTGCGCCACCTCGCGCTCGGGAGCCGGGGACACGGCGCGCTCCCGCCGACAAAGGCCGCGACCGGGCTGGCTTTTTCGGGCCTCGCGCTCGCGCTCGCGGTCGCGGTGGTCCCGGTCTTTCTCGGGGACGCGCCGCTGACGCACTACCCCGCGCCCGGCGCGGACGTGATCTACCTCGGCACGGTCGAGCTCATCACAGCCGTCCTCTTCGACATCGGCATCACGCTGCTGGTGCTCGGGGTGATGACGGGCATAATCTCGGCCTTTGTCTACGCGACGCCCGCCGAGGAGTCCGGCCCCGGGATAAGCGAAGAAGAGCGCCGCGAGGCGCAGCACACCCCGGAGAAAAGCGAGGGACCATGA
- a CDS encoding sodium:proton antiporter, translating into MNLLTALVVAVIFASGTFLLLQRDLTRVVVGIILISNAAALFIVSSGLLRGEAAIYPLDESGLTGQGIADPLVQAMALTALVIGFALAALILVFVYRLFASQGTMDLEEVAEAELRDARSLDLADDPEREELPSEEQDDESYEADAEREGRTPR; encoded by the coding sequence ATGAACCTCCTGACCGCGCTGGTGGTGGCCGTGATCTTCGCCTCGGGGACGTTCCTGCTTTTGCAGCGCGACCTCACCCGGGTCGTTGTAGGGATCATCCTCATCTCCAACGCCGCCGCCCTCTTTATCGTCTCCTCGGGTCTGCTGCGCGGGGAGGCCGCGATCTACCCGCTCGATGAGTCCGGGCTCACGGGGCAGGGTATCGCGGACCCGCTCGTACAGGCGATGGCCCTGACCGCGCTCGTCATCGGTTTTGCCCTTGCGGCCCTGATACTCGTCTTCGTCTACCGGCTCTTCGCTTCGCAGGGGACAATGGACCTGGAGGAAGTCGCCGAAGCGGAGCTTCGCGACGCCCGCTCCCTGGACCTCGCCGACGATCCCGAGCGTGAGGAACTCCCGAGCGAGGAGCAGGACGACGAGAGCTACGAGGCCGACGCCGAGCGCGAGGGCCGGACGCCACGTTGA
- a CDS encoding complex I subunit 5 family protein, with product MSAEQILLTLPVGVTWVLAVSLALLDGRRWWVGSIAALGLAVSLVSLFVLAFIVVRDGPVTLVAGGWEEGVGIAFRADALGVTFALVSVTVILAAMLYEVFVGVRWRAFPSLVLFVAAGLSGLFMTGDVFNFYVFFEISMSASFILTGYREEDYQVRGAFIFAVVNLLGSVIFLIGIAALYTVTGSLDMQVIAERTALLETGSVLVIAAVIFAAFFLKLGLFPFHFWLPAVYVGSHASVAAILSGALANIGSYGLLRFGADLLPRELGIGTVVVMVLGAASIIYGALQAVSRRDASEVMAYSAIGQVGYILLALAIGGPVGYTAAVLYSVVNSLNKGVVFLAAGIRGPLVGAAFVIGAFSIAGVPPAAGFLGKLAVFKAAIEGQGGLVGAGLVLLVFLGGAFSFLYSFQIYQRKYVRPGSSGKHPERDADLVPTKLGPPAARYLVFGLALVLLGLGLYPEPLVAVSQAAADVILSGGYGGAP from the coding sequence TTGAGTGCGGAGCAGATACTCCTGACCCTGCCGGTAGGGGTTACGTGGGTTCTGGCCGTCTCGCTCGCGCTGCTCGACGGCCGCCGGTGGTGGGTCGGCTCCATCGCTGCCCTCGGCCTTGCGGTGTCGCTCGTTTCGCTCTTCGTGCTGGCCTTTATCGTGGTGCGGGACGGCCCGGTGACGCTCGTCGCGGGCGGCTGGGAGGAAGGTGTCGGTATAGCCTTCCGCGCCGACGCTCTGGGTGTGACGTTCGCGCTCGTCTCCGTCACCGTGATCCTGGCGGCGATGCTATACGAAGTCTTTGTCGGGGTGAGGTGGCGAGCATTCCCGTCGCTCGTCCTCTTTGTCGCTGCCGGGCTCTCGGGGCTTTTCATGACGGGAGACGTATTCAACTTCTACGTCTTCTTCGAGATCTCGATGAGCGCTTCGTTTATCCTGACGGGCTATCGTGAGGAGGACTATCAGGTGAGGGGAGCCTTCATCTTCGCCGTCGTCAACCTGCTCGGGTCGGTGATCTTCCTGATAGGCATCGCCGCGCTCTACACCGTCACCGGTAGCCTCGACATGCAGGTCATCGCCGAGAGGACGGCCCTGCTCGAGACCGGCTCCGTCCTCGTCATCGCCGCGGTTATCTTCGCGGCCTTCTTCCTGAAGCTCGGCCTCTTCCCGTTTCACTTCTGGCTGCCGGCGGTCTACGTCGGGAGCCACGCCTCGGTCGCCGCGATCCTCTCGGGCGCTCTGGCGAACATCGGCTCCTACGGGCTCCTGCGCTTCGGGGCGGATCTTTTGCCGAGAGAGCTCGGGATCGGAACGGTCGTGGTGATGGTGCTCGGGGCGGCGAGCATCATCTACGGTGCTCTTCAGGCCGTCTCCCGGCGCGACGCCTCGGAGGTGATGGCCTACTCCGCGATAGGCCAGGTCGGCTACATCCTGCTCGCCCTGGCGATAGGCGGTCCGGTCGGCTACACAGCGGCGGTCCTGTACTCGGTCGTGAACTCGCTCAACAAGGGGGTGGTCTTTTTGGCGGCGGGGATTCGCGGCCCGCTTGTCGGGGCGGCGTTCGTCATCGGGGCGTTCAGCATCGCCGGGGTTCCTCCGGCGGCGGGGTTCCTCGGGAAGCTCGCGGTCTTCAAGGCGGCTATCGAGGGCCAGGGCGGTCTGGTGGGCGCGGGGCTCGTGCTGCTCGTCTTTCTCGGCGGGGCGTTCTCCTTTCTGTACTCGTTTCAGATCTACCAGCGCAAGTACGTGAGGCCCGGAAGCTCCGGCAAGCACCCGGAGCGGGACGCGGACCTCGTTCCGACCAAGCTCGGACCTCCGGCGGCGCGCTACCTGGTCTTCGGGCTGGCGCTTGTCCTGCTCGGGCTCGGGCTCTACCCGGAGCCGCTCGTCGCGGTGAGCCAGGCGGCGGCGGACGTGATCCTGAGCGGCGGATACGGTGGCGCGCCGTGA
- a CDS encoding Na+/H+ antiporter subunit E — translation MIRYAMAVLALTVVYALSLASVNPWDLAFGLLVSATLLFVARLRFGGGLGPAGELRDPENKPTLGATLLKVLAFFPFLAVVILDTIRGAGRVLLAVLGVKPPKQPGIVGVPLGERSPEGVAVSAFLAAFSPGTLLVRVDEVERVMWIHAIDAEDPEAVRRAQQEFYERHQRKVFP, via the coding sequence ATGATCCGGTACGCGATGGCCGTCCTGGCCCTGACCGTCGTCTACGCCCTGTCGCTTGCGAGCGTGAACCCGTGGGATCTCGCTTTCGGGCTTCTCGTCTCGGCTACGCTCCTGTTCGTCGCCCGGCTCAGGTTCGGCGGAGGGCTCGGCCCGGCTGGAGAGCTCCGCGACCCCGAGAACAAGCCGACGCTCGGCGCTACGCTACTGAAGGTCCTCGCGTTCTTCCCGTTTCTCGCCGTGGTGATCTTGGACACCATCCGCGGGGCGGGGCGGGTCCTGCTAGCCGTCCTGGGCGTGAAGCCGCCGAAGCAGCCGGGGATCGTCGGCGTCCCGCTCGGGGAGCGCTCGCCCGAGGGCGTCGCGGTATCGGCTTTCCTGGCGGCGTTCTCGCCGGGGACGCTCCTCGTGCGGGTAGACGAGGTCGAGCGGGTGATGTGGATCCACGCGATAGATGCCGAGGACCCGGAGGCGGTCCGCCGCGCCCAGCAGGAGTTCTACGAACGGCATCAGAGAAAGGTGTTCCCGTGA
- a CDS encoding monovalent cation/H+ antiporter complex subunit F — translation MISSVAIAWVTVLLLVCAVATVKLRSTAARILALDILTLVMVCLLVIYSVAEDVSYYMDASLILALLAFISTLVATRYYAGRRGL, via the coding sequence GTGATCTCATCCGTGGCGATTGCCTGGGTAACGGTGTTGCTGCTCGTCTGCGCCGTCGCCACCGTGAAGCTGCGCTCCACGGCGGCTCGCATCCTCGCGCTCGATATCCTCACGCTCGTGATGGTGTGTCTGCTCGTGATCTACTCCGTCGCGGAAGATGTCTCCTACTACATGGACGCGTCCCTGATCCTCGCGCTGCTCGCCTTTATCAGCACGCTCGTCGCCACTCGCTACTACGCCGGGAGGCGCGGCCTCTGA
- a CDS encoding cation:proton antiporter, giving the protein MLILASDILVLVGLLALTVGVYGIIKMPDVYLKTQAASKAVLLGTLPILASAALSGDPATAARAVMIAILLLLTTPIAAHAITKAVAAREDENA; this is encoded by the coding sequence ATGCTCATCCTCGCCTCGGACATCCTCGTGCTGGTCGGGCTCCTGGCCCTGACGGTCGGGGTCTACGGAATCATCAAGATGCCGGACGTCTACCTGAAGACTCAGGCCGCCAGCAAGGCCGTCCTTCTCGGGACGCTCCCTATCCTCGCCTCGGCCGCCCTGAGCGGAGATCCGGCCACCGCCGCTCGCGCCGTCATGATCGCCATACTCCTCCTCCTTACCACGCCGATCGCGGCCCACGCTATAACGAAGGC